One window of the Haloarcula halobia genome contains the following:
- a CDS encoding thiolase family protein, which produces MQTAYIVDAVRTPFGAREGAFRDTHPQDLAAEPLRALEARNGFDGPDVEDVVYGCVVPVDEQGLNIGRIAPMVAGWGETVPGVQLNRMCGSGQQAVNFAAGQIRGGMADLLVAGGVEHMTRVPMGSDTPGDTHSYADPGGVTDTYFEHFEELTTQGEGAERIAEQWGFSRRELDALAVDSQRRWGEAADAGKHDDQVVPVETTLDGESVAVSEDGHPRPDTDVETLGDLPLVFRDEGDGVVHAGNASGIVDGAAATLVASGAACEAYGWDPLARIVDATVVGVDPTTMLTGPIPATQQLLEQTGLDVGDVDRFEVNEAFAPVVAAWLEETGADWGKTNVWGGAIAHGHPLGATGAALLGKLPYQLADCGGRYGLCTMCIGFGQGVATLVERV; this is translated from the coding sequence ATGCAAACTGCCTACATCGTCGACGCGGTCCGGACGCCCTTTGGCGCACGCGAAGGGGCGTTCCGCGACACGCACCCCCAGGACCTGGCGGCCGAACCGCTCCGTGCCCTGGAAGCCCGCAATGGGTTCGACGGGCCCGACGTCGAGGACGTCGTCTACGGCTGTGTGGTCCCCGTCGACGAACAGGGGCTGAACATCGGCCGCATCGCCCCGATGGTCGCCGGGTGGGGCGAGACGGTGCCCGGCGTCCAGCTCAACCGGATGTGCGGGTCCGGCCAGCAGGCCGTCAACTTCGCCGCCGGACAGATTCGCGGGGGGATGGCCGATCTGCTGGTCGCCGGCGGCGTCGAGCACATGACCCGCGTCCCGATGGGCAGCGATACGCCGGGCGACACCCACAGCTACGCCGACCCTGGCGGCGTCACGGACACCTACTTCGAGCACTTCGAGGAGCTGACCACGCAGGGCGAGGGCGCCGAGCGCATCGCCGAGCAGTGGGGGTTCTCCCGGCGGGAACTCGACGCGCTCGCCGTCGACTCACAGCGCCGCTGGGGCGAGGCCGCCGACGCGGGCAAGCACGACGACCAGGTCGTCCCCGTCGAGACGACGCTGGACGGCGAGTCGGTCGCTGTCTCCGAGGACGGGCATCCCCGGCCGGACACCGACGTCGAGACGCTGGGCGACCTGCCGCTGGTCTTCCGCGACGAGGGCGACGGCGTCGTCCACGCCGGGAACGCCTCGGGCATCGTCGACGGCGCGGCCGCGACGCTGGTCGCCTCCGGGGCGGCCTGCGAGGCGTACGGCTGGGACCCGCTCGCCCGCATCGTCGACGCCACCGTCGTCGGCGTCGACCCGACGACGATGCTCACCGGCCCGATCCCGGCGACCCAACAGCTGCTGGAGCAAACCGGACTCGATGTCGGCGACGTCGACCGATTCGAGGTCAACGAGGCGTTCGCGCCCGTCGTCGCCGCCTGGCTCGAGGAGACGGGCGCCGACTGGGGAAAGACGAACGTCTGGGGCGGCGCCATCGCTCACGGCCACCCGCTGGGGGCGACCGGCGCGGCCCTGCTGGGGAAACTGCCCTACCAGCTCGCGGACTGCGGTGGCCGGTACGGCCTCTGTACGATGTGCATCGGCTTCGGCCAGGGCGTCGCGACGCTCGTCGAACGGGTCTGA
- a CDS encoding DUF7090 family protein — protein sequence MEYTLAIDNTPETVEGGTGILLLHPSTGATDRLDTDFLSTDTDAMLVISTRTTAREVKQKLEYYQVDESKATILDTLSVERGYTRRQSAGVKYVSAPDDLEGIVEETETFLDAHEGKLRITFDSVTELIYYADEDRALSAVGEILELLDAYDAVGMFHLAQGVHDAETVDRFRDLFDGVVELAEDGTITSEF from the coding sequence ATGGAGTATACGCTGGCCATCGACAACACGCCCGAGACTGTCGAGGGCGGGACCGGGATTCTCCTCTTGCATCCGTCGACCGGTGCGACGGACCGACTGGACACCGACTTCCTGTCGACCGACACCGACGCGATGCTGGTCATCTCGACGCGGACGACCGCCCGCGAGGTCAAGCAGAAACTCGAGTACTACCAGGTCGACGAGTCGAAGGCGACCATCCTCGATACGCTCTCGGTCGAGCGTGGCTACACCCGCCGGCAGTCGGCCGGCGTGAAGTACGTCTCGGCCCCGGACGACCTCGAGGGCATCGTCGAGGAGACGGAGACGTTCCTCGACGCCCACGAGGGCAAGCTGCGCATCACCTTCGACTCCGTGACCGAACTCATCTACTACGCCGACGAGGACCGGGCCCTGTCGGCGGTGGGTGAGATCCTCGAGCTGCTCGACGCGTACGACGCCGTCGGCATGTTCCACCTGGCACAGGGCGTCCACGACGCCGAGACGGTCGACCGGTTCCGCGACCTGTTCGACGGCGTGGTCGAACTCGCCGAGGACGGCACCATCACCAGCGAGTTCTGA
- a CDS encoding protein kinase domain-containing protein: protein MHAGTDASDGDDEGLLSVFGAPLLDALDGDSDRQAARALTLLADADPDLVGPLAGRLLDRLPAARDREPLVRMLATLADDHTAAVRTALDARDAGRSLRATIADTEGWAFTERADGGTDVAGAVRRVVETDAPSPGGPGVVEREHAGSGTGREADADRAVEREHRGDPAAVDRRDRIERAENSRAFRAIDMLSAFGDLSVVEPEQAVRYGSVLRTRATLDGDVLGVALRLFDLPDDADDRREFAARVAESLAQWDAVADHDGVAAVHDWGDYPRPWVATPFLDGSLADRGRPSPERGLREAAHLAGAVAHCHRNGVLHGGLDPKSVVYPERSFDGLPAPRLDNVGLMGPVRDVFEPSSYLDPRYAAPEYFSREYGAVDAASDVYALGTVCFRLLTGRPPFTGDYEAVRECVLHGELPNPTDVHPRLPDAVDHVVAKATATDKLTRYETAAAVRRDCWRLVQRLD, encoded by the coding sequence ATGCACGCTGGCACCGACGCGAGTGACGGCGACGACGAGGGACTTCTCTCGGTGTTCGGTGCTCCGCTGCTCGACGCCCTGGACGGCGACAGCGACCGGCAGGCCGCCCGGGCACTCACGTTGCTTGCCGACGCCGACCCCGACCTGGTGGGCCCGCTGGCCGGCCGTCTGCTCGACCGCCTGCCGGCGGCGCGCGACCGCGAACCGCTGGTCCGGATGCTGGCGACGCTCGCCGACGACCACACCGCCGCGGTCCGGACCGCCCTCGACGCGCGAGACGCCGGTCGCTCGCTCAGAGCGACCATCGCCGATACCGAGGGCTGGGCGTTCACGGAACGCGCCGACGGCGGCACGGACGTCGCCGGGGCGGTCCGTCGCGTCGTCGAGACGGACGCCCCGAGTCCCGGCGGCCCCGGGGTCGTCGAACGGGAGCACGCGGGGTCGGGGACCGGTCGCGAGGCCGACGCCGACCGGGCGGTCGAACGTGAACACCGCGGGGACCCGGCGGCCGTCGACCGCCGCGACCGAATCGAGCGCGCCGAGAACTCGCGGGCCTTCCGCGCCATCGACATGCTGAGCGCGTTCGGGGACCTCTCGGTCGTCGAACCCGAGCAGGCGGTCCGGTACGGCTCGGTACTGCGGACCCGGGCGACCCTCGACGGCGACGTGCTCGGGGTCGCCCTGCGCCTGTTCGACCTGCCCGACGACGCCGACGACCGCCGCGAGTTCGCGGCTCGCGTCGCCGAGTCGCTGGCCCAGTGGGACGCCGTCGCCGACCACGACGGGGTCGCGGCGGTCCACGACTGGGGCGACTACCCGCGCCCGTGGGTCGCCACGCCCTTCCTCGACGGGTCGCTGGCCGACCGGGGCCGCCCGAGCCCCGAACGCGGCCTCCGCGAGGCCGCCCACCTCGCCGGCGCCGTCGCGCACTGCCACCGCAACGGCGTCCTCCACGGCGGTCTGGACCCGAAATCGGTGGTCTACCCCGAACGCTCCTTCGACGGGCTCCCGGCGCCCAGGCTCGACAACGTCGGCCTGATGGGGCCCGTGCGTGACGTCTTCGAGCCGTCCTCGTACCTGGACCCTCGCTACGCCGCGCCGGAGTACTTCTCGCGGGAGTACGGCGCCGTCGACGCCGCCTCGGACGTCTACGCGCTCGGGACGGTCTGTTTCCGCCTGCTGACCGGCCGGCCGCCCTTCACCGGCGACTACGAGGCGGTCCGGGAGTGCGTCCTGCACGGCGAGCTGCCGAACCCGACGGACGTACACCCGCGCCTGCCCGACGCCGTCGACCACGTCGTCGCGAAGGCGACGGCGACGGACAAGCTCACCCGCTACGAGACGGCCGCGGCGGTCCGACGGGACTGCTGGCGACTGGTCCAGCGACTCGACTAG
- a CDS encoding AEC family transporter, which translates to MSLLDIFATAILPVVAVSAVGFGLGRYEGVDPDALNTVTVYVLAPALVLHSLMTSTLTGTTIAGVVVAVVMFTAVMLAVAEAIGRAWGQSEPLLGAFVLVTIFPNTGNYGIPLADFAFGPKGRSLAILVTALQGVMLYTLGIYVAARGEESDPLADMRRVLGVPLVYAVVVALAVRWLGAVPPTDSTLMGTLEILGNASIPVMLLILGIQLSDVDVGGTLRPVGVASGLKLLLAPVVALGAVLLVGFQDPTVARVVVLLLATPTGVTTIILVGAFSHAEEGIAPGEFVSATVLVTTLLSVLTVTVLVAVLQSGAVV; encoded by the coding sequence GTGTCGCTGCTCGACATCTTCGCGACGGCCATCCTGCCGGTCGTGGCGGTCTCGGCCGTCGGGTTCGGCCTGGGACGCTACGAGGGCGTCGACCCCGACGCGCTGAACACGGTGACCGTCTACGTGTTGGCCCCTGCGCTGGTCCTCCACAGCCTGATGACCTCCACGCTGACCGGGACGACCATCGCCGGCGTCGTCGTCGCCGTCGTCATGTTCACGGCGGTGATGCTCGCCGTCGCCGAGGCCATCGGGCGGGCCTGGGGCCAGTCAGAGCCCCTGCTCGGGGCGTTCGTCCTCGTGACCATCTTCCCGAACACGGGCAACTACGGCATCCCGCTGGCGGACTTCGCCTTCGGGCCGAAAGGCCGGAGTCTGGCGATACTCGTGACCGCGCTCCAGGGCGTGATGCTCTACACGCTCGGCATCTACGTCGCGGCGCGGGGCGAGGAGAGCGACCCGCTCGCGGACATGCGGCGGGTCCTCGGCGTGCCGCTGGTCTACGCCGTGGTCGTCGCGCTCGCGGTCCGGTGGCTCGGCGCCGTCCCGCCGACCGATTCGACGCTCATGGGGACCCTCGAGATACTCGGTAACGCCTCGATTCCCGTCATGCTGCTCATCCTCGGCATCCAGCTGTCGGACGTCGACGTCGGCGGGACGCTCCGCCCGGTCGGCGTCGCGAGCGGGCTGAAACTCCTCCTCGCACCCGTCGTCGCGCTGGGTGCCGTCCTCCTCGTCGGGTTCCAGGACCCGACGGTCGCCCGGGTGGTCGTCCTCCTGCTGGCGACGCCAACCGGCGTGACGACCATCATCCTCGTGGGGGCGTTCAGCCACGCCGAGGAGGGCATCGCGCCCGGCGAGTTCGTCAGCGCGACGGTGCTGGTGACCACCCTCCTGAGCGTACTGACGGTGACGGTGCTGGTCGCCGTGTTGCAGTCCGGCGCGGTGGTCTAG
- a CDS encoding MATE family efflux transporter, translating into MSLLDRLASLGDLFRGQEDLDLTSGDIGRPLLFLSLPIVVTNLLQVAYNLADTFWLGQYSTTALAAISFAFPMIFLLISLGMGLSVAGSVLVAQHTGADEHRQAEYAASQTVTFALVASVLLGVAGYFFVGDFLALLGASDQVLPGATGYLQVVSLGLTAMFGFFVFISLMRGAGDTVTPMLVMLGTVILNIVLDPFLIFGWGPFPELGVVGAAIATIFSRGLALAVGVTIMLRGNHGVRIRPRDMVPDREYLGKLLRLGVPASLEGTGRALSVNAMLFIVGTFSVTVVAAFGVGIRVFSLVFMPAIAMDRGVETMTGQNLGAGRPDRAATANHFAAKVSFALLTALGLVTIFAAPTVVSVFSDDPEVVRIGADFLQWVAPTFGFIGIVRAYSGGFRGAGKTLTAAALAVLMLGIIRLPVAWVASRPVAVPAWLGPAVAELFASSLSEQGIWLAFGVSNVLSAGIAAAWFLRGTWRDADPREAGEAVVADD; encoded by the coding sequence GTGAGTCTCCTGGACCGACTGGCGTCCCTGGGCGACCTGTTCCGGGGACAGGAGGACTTAGACCTCACCAGCGGCGACATCGGCCGGCCGCTGCTCTTCCTGTCGCTGCCCATCGTCGTGACGAACCTCCTGCAGGTCGCGTACAACCTCGCCGATACGTTCTGGCTCGGTCAGTACTCGACGACGGCGCTTGCGGCCATCTCCTTTGCCTTCCCGATGATATTCCTGCTCATCTCGCTGGGGATGGGCCTGTCGGTGGCCGGGAGCGTCCTGGTCGCCCAGCACACCGGCGCCGACGAACACCGCCAGGCGGAGTACGCGGCCTCCCAGACGGTCACCTTCGCGCTCGTCGCGTCGGTGCTGCTGGGCGTGGCCGGGTACTTCTTCGTCGGGGACTTCCTGGCGCTCCTGGGAGCGTCCGACCAGGTGCTCCCCGGTGCGACCGGCTACCTGCAGGTGGTTTCGCTGGGCCTGACGGCGATGTTCGGCTTCTTCGTGTTCATCTCGCTGATGCGGGGTGCCGGCGACACGGTGACGCCGATGCTGGTGATGCTCGGGACGGTGATTCTGAACATCGTCCTCGACCCGTTCCTCATCTTCGGGTGGGGGCCGTTCCCCGAGCTGGGCGTCGTCGGCGCGGCCATCGCGACCATCTTCTCGCGGGGCCTGGCGCTTGCCGTCGGGGTGACCATCATGCTCCGTGGCAACCACGGCGTCCGCATCCGACCGCGGGACATGGTCCCCGACCGCGAGTACCTGGGGAAGCTCCTCCGCCTCGGCGTGCCCGCCTCGCTCGAGGGGACCGGTCGGGCGCTGTCGGTCAACGCCATGCTCTTTATCGTCGGTACGTTCTCGGTGACCGTCGTGGCGGCGTTCGGCGTCGGCATCCGCGTGTTCTCGCTCGTCTTCATGCCCGCCATCGCGATGGACCGCGGCGTCGAGACGATGACCGGCCAGAACCTCGGCGCGGGTCGGCCCGACCGGGCCGCGACGGCGAACCACTTCGCCGCGAAGGTATCCTTCGCGCTGCTGACGGCACTCGGTCTGGTGACGATATTCGCCGCGCCGACGGTCGTGAGCGTCTTCAGCGACGACCCCGAGGTGGTCCGCATCGGGGCCGACTTCCTCCAGTGGGTCGCCCCGACGTTCGGTTTCATCGGCATCGTCCGGGCCTACTCCGGGGGCTTTCGGGGCGCGGGCAAGACCCTGACCGCGGCGGCGCTTGCGGTCCTGATGCTCGGGATCATCCGCCTCCCCGTTGCGTGGGTCGCCTCGCGGCCCGTCGCCGTCCCGGCGTGGCTCGGCCCCGCGGTCGCCGAACTCTTCGCGTCCTCGCTTTCCGAGCAGGGCATCTGGCTGGCCTTCGGGGTCTCGAACGTGCTGTCGGCGGGCATCGCCGCGGCGTGGTTCCTCAGGGGAACCTGGCGCGACGCCGACCCGCGCGAGGCCGGCGAGGCCGTGGTGGCCGACGACTGA
- a CDS encoding TetR/AcrR family transcriptional regulator: protein MSDGDPADDIMRATYRALCTHGYADLTMQDIADESAKSKAALHYHYDSKHDLLCAFLEYLHDRFVERTSDPAGASPADRLVALVETVLDKPEDDREAFETAILEIRAQAPYEPGFRERLTRFDDYLAGEFERLLAAGIEEGVVDPTVDPEDTATFLVTMLTGAATERVTAGRPVECTRRMLAEYVETHLLTGDLEADL from the coding sequence ATGAGTGACGGCGACCCCGCGGACGACATCATGCGTGCCACCTATCGGGCGCTGTGTACCCACGGGTACGCCGACCTGACGATGCAGGACATCGCCGACGAGTCCGCAAAGAGCAAGGCGGCCCTCCACTACCACTACGACAGCAAGCACGACCTGCTGTGTGCCTTCCTCGAGTACCTCCACGACCGGTTCGTCGAGCGCACGAGCGACCCGGCGGGGGCGTCCCCGGCCGACCGCCTGGTCGCCTTGGTCGAGACGGTGCTGGACAAACCCGAGGACGACCGCGAGGCCTTCGAGACGGCCATCCTCGAGATCCGCGCCCAGGCACCCTACGAGCCCGGGTTCCGCGAGCGACTCACCCGGTTCGACGACTACCTCGCCGGTGAGTTCGAGCGGCTGCTGGCGGCCGGCATCGAGGAGGGCGTCGTCGACCCGACGGTCGACCCCGAGGACACCGCGACGTTCCTCGTCACGATGCTGACCGGGGCGGCGACCGAACGGGTCACGGCCGGGCGGCCGGTCGAGTGCACTAGGCGGATGCTCGCGGAGTACGTCGAGACGCACCTCCTGACCGGCGATCTGGAGGCCGACCTGTGA
- a CDS encoding DUF7563 family protein, whose translation MPECQNCGNFVTAAYARVFTPNGVEKPRVCPQCEDKIRDGADVREARSTRRG comes from the coding sequence ATGCCGGAATGCCAGAACTGCGGTAATTTTGTAACGGCTGCCTATGCTCGTGTCTTCACACCGAACGGTGTCGAGAAGCCACGGGTCTGCCCGCAGTGTGAGGACAAGATCCGAGACGGAGCGGACGTTCGCGAGGCGCGGTCGACGCGCCGCGGATAG
- a CDS encoding DUF2391 family protein yields MTRRRRYRISNTAQQVVGGFLLAGPFVVTEEVWVLAANMSFYHVILIVGIVFAIGYGALYEADEDREVDEEAEVGGIPIRFISLMVVSFGSVAVLALVFTAPSAFLVEGGVLADPTRADVALTTVKAVSVGAIFSVVGAATADSVF; encoded by the coding sequence ATGACACGCCGTCGTCGCTACCGAATCTCCAACACCGCCCAGCAGGTGGTCGGCGGGTTCCTGCTGGCCGGCCCCTTCGTCGTCACCGAGGAGGTGTGGGTGCTGGCGGCGAACATGAGTTTCTATCACGTGATTCTCATCGTCGGCATCGTCTTCGCCATCGGCTACGGCGCCCTCTACGAGGCCGACGAGGACCGCGAGGTAGACGAGGAAGCGGAGGTCGGTGGGATCCCCATCCGTTTCATCTCGCTGATGGTTGTCTCCTTCGGGTCCGTCGCGGTGCTCGCGTTGGTGTTTACCGCCCCGAGCGCCTTCCTCGTCGAGGGCGGGGTCCTGGCCGACCCCACGCGGGCCGACGTCGCCCTGACGACGGTGAAGGCCGTCTCCGTGGGCGCGATCTTCAGCGTCGTCGGCGCCGCGACGGCCGACAGCGTCTTCTGA
- a CDS encoding class I SAM-dependent methyltransferase, whose product MSVSDEFDEWAAAGKDRGMEDRHWHTAKHVLARMPVEEGDTVLDLGCGSGYAGRALKQTKGADRAYGIDAAPAMARNARSYTDDPDVGFLVGDFEHLPFADDSVDHCFSMEAFYYASDPHAVLRDVARVLQPGGTFHCAVNYFEESVHTHHWDELVEVPMTRWSAAEYRDAFGEAGLSVAVQDNVPDRDIEIPPADAFPIEEWDTREAMVERYREYGTLVTVGVNR is encoded by the coding sequence ATGAGCGTCAGCGACGAGTTCGACGAGTGGGCGGCCGCCGGCAAGGACCGCGGGATGGAGGACCGCCACTGGCACACGGCCAAGCACGTCCTGGCACGGATGCCCGTCGAGGAAGGCGACACCGTCCTCGACCTGGGGTGTGGTAGCGGCTACGCCGGCCGCGCACTCAAGCAGACGAAAGGCGCCGACCGGGCCTACGGCATCGACGCCGCGCCCGCGATGGCCCGTAACGCCCGCTCGTACACCGACGACCCCGACGTGGGCTTTCTGGTGGGCGACTTCGAGCACCTCCCGTTCGCCGACGACAGCGTCGACCACTGCTTCTCGATGGAGGCGTTCTACTACGCGAGCGACCCACACGCCGTCCTCCGCGACGTGGCGCGGGTCCTGCAGCCCGGCGGCACGTTCCACTGCGCGGTCAACTACTTCGAGGAGAGCGTCCACACCCACCACTGGGACGAGCTGGTCGAGGTGCCCATGACCCGCTGGAGCGCGGCCGAGTACCGCGATGCCTTCGGCGAGGCGGGCCTGTCGGTCGCCGTCCAGGACAACGTCCCCGACCGTGACATCGAGATCCCGCCGGCCGACGCCTTCCCCATCGAGGAGTGGGACACGCGCGAGGCGATGGTCGAGCGCTACCGGGAGTACGGCACCCTCGTCACCGTCGGCGTGAACCGATAG
- the lrp gene encoding HTH-type transcriptional regulator Lrp encodes MTYENLDRKLVNALLGDGRASLRSLGEDLNVSVTTVSNHLSDLEDEGVINGYTPKLDYDALGYDVTAIIQLKVEGSALPSVTDRLKEHKQMISVYEVTGDYDIIAVGKFTDTDGMNAQIKKLLTDPEIKESNTSVVLNAAAENEQFDLEIDE; translated from the coding sequence ATGACGTACGAAAATCTCGACCGGAAGTTGGTGAATGCCCTGCTCGGCGACGGGCGAGCGAGCCTCCGAAGCCTCGGAGAGGACCTGAACGTCTCGGTTACGACGGTGTCGAACCATCTCTCGGACCTCGAGGACGAGGGTGTCATCAATGGCTACACACCGAAGCTGGACTACGACGCGCTGGGGTACGACGTCACCGCCATCATCCAGCTGAAAGTCGAGGGGTCGGCGCTGCCCTCGGTCACCGACCGGCTCAAAGAGCACAAGCAGATGATATCGGTCTACGAGGTCACCGGCGACTACGACATCATCGCCGTCGGGAAGTTCACCGACACCGACGGGATGAACGCCCAGATCAAGAAACTCCTGACCGACCCCGAGATCAAGGAGTCCAACACCTCGGTGGTGCTCAACGCCGCCGCCGAGAACGAGCAGTTCGATCTCGAAATCGACGAGTAA